In Desulfosoma caldarium, the following are encoded in one genomic region:
- a CDS encoding DMT family transporter: MHMRTLKADLLLLITAVLWGVAFVAQRKGMEAIGPMAFNAIRFALGSLSLVPLIAIMDRRTNGRTLLPHTDTRWRAAWRFGLPLGMVLFGGATLQQVGIVFTTAGKAGFITGLYVVMVPIFGLIWKQHPSLGTWLGAFLAAVGLYFLSITRDFAMELGDALVLLGAFFWTAHVLLLGWMSPRRDPVKLACCQFAVCSALSLLSALVFESFSWQAVHQAAVPILYGGLVSVGIAYTLQVVAQKDAHPAHASILLSMESPVAALAGWVILGEILSLRALVGCALMLAGMILSQLAEVLRPASQPTMASRSSPMADN; the protein is encoded by the coding sequence ATGCACATGCGGACACTCAAAGCCGACCTGCTCCTTTTGATCACCGCCGTTCTATGGGGCGTCGCTTTCGTTGCGCAACGCAAAGGCATGGAAGCCATCGGGCCCATGGCCTTCAACGCCATTCGATTCGCCTTGGGAAGCCTCTCCCTGGTCCCTCTCATCGCCATTATGGACCGGCGTACCAACGGTCGCACGCTCTTACCCCACACGGACACTCGATGGCGTGCCGCATGGCGATTCGGACTACCCTTGGGTATGGTGCTTTTTGGCGGCGCCACCCTGCAGCAGGTGGGCATCGTGTTCACAACCGCCGGCAAGGCCGGGTTCATCACCGGGCTGTATGTGGTCATGGTGCCAATTTTCGGCTTGATCTGGAAACAGCACCCCTCTTTGGGCACGTGGCTGGGAGCCTTCCTTGCCGCCGTCGGGCTCTACTTCTTAAGTATCACTCGGGATTTTGCCATGGAATTGGGCGATGCATTGGTTCTTTTGGGAGCTTTTTTTTGGACCGCTCACGTCCTGCTTCTAGGCTGGATGTCGCCACGGCGTGATCCCGTCAAGCTGGCCTGTTGTCAGTTTGCCGTGTGTTCGGCCTTGAGTCTTCTTTCCGCGCTGGTTTTTGAATCCTTTTCATGGCAGGCGGTGCACCAGGCCGCGGTGCCCATTCTCTACGGAGGGCTCGTTTCCGTCGGCATTGCCTACACGTTGCAGGTGGTGGCGCAAAAGGACGCACATCCGGCCCACGCGTCCATTCTTCTAAGCATGGAATCTCCGGTGGCGGCTTTGGCCGGATGGGTAATTTTGGGGGAAATTCTTTCCTTGAGGGCGCTTGTGGGCTGCGCTCTCATGCTTGCGGGAATGATTCTGTCCCAACTGGCCGAAGTCCTTCGACCGGCTTCTCAACCCACCATGGCTTCCCGATCCTCGCCGATGGCCGACAATTGA
- a CDS encoding acyl-CoA dehydrogenase family protein: MNFELTEEQKIIQDTAAKFAKNELEPVAAELDRTKNRDILKRNLKKLAELGFMGLNVDPEYGGTGAGVVAFSLAMTELGRACAATTVTASVTNMVAEVIQATGTEEQKRRYIPPLCSGEYAAGSFALSEPGAGSDPAGIRTSAVKDGNHWVINGTKLWITSAEYAGVFVVWAVTDKEAPKGKGITCFLVEPGTPGFTIGKDEKKLGQHGSSTNELLFEDCRVPESAVLGRVNDGFRIAVSELAGGRIGIGSMALGIGLAAMDFASNYAKERIQFGVPIAKHQAIQWMIADNYTRLEAARLLLLRAAYLKENKRPYTKEASMGKLYATEAANKACYDAVQILGGYGYTQDFPLERYYRDVRVTTIYEGTSEIQRLIIARELLK; encoded by the coding sequence ATGAATTTTGAGCTGACCGAGGAGCAAAAAATCATCCAGGACACCGCAGCCAAGTTTGCCAAAAACGAACTGGAACCCGTGGCGGCGGAACTGGATCGCACCAAGAACCGAGACATTCTCAAGAGAAACCTTAAGAAACTGGCCGAACTGGGTTTTATGGGCCTCAACGTGGACCCGGAATACGGAGGCACCGGAGCTGGAGTGGTTGCCTTTTCCCTGGCCATGACGGAGCTGGGACGGGCTTGCGCCGCCACCACGGTGACCGCGTCCGTGACCAACATGGTGGCCGAAGTCATTCAGGCCACGGGAACAGAAGAACAAAAGCGGCGCTACATTCCCCCTCTGTGCAGCGGGGAATATGCTGCTGGAAGCTTCGCGCTGTCGGAACCCGGAGCTGGTTCGGACCCCGCGGGGATTCGCACCAGCGCGGTCAAGGACGGCAATCATTGGGTGATCAACGGCACCAAGCTGTGGATTACCAGCGCTGAATACGCGGGTGTCTTTGTGGTATGGGCGGTGACCGATAAGGAGGCGCCCAAGGGCAAGGGGATCACGTGCTTTCTGGTGGAACCGGGAACCCCGGGCTTTACCATCGGCAAGGATGAAAAAAAACTAGGCCAGCATGGATCTTCCACCAACGAGCTGCTCTTTGAAGACTGCCGCGTGCCGGAAAGTGCGGTGCTGGGCAGGGTCAACGACGGGTTTCGCATTGCGGTGTCTGAACTGGCCGGCGGCCGCATCGGCATCGGGTCCATGGCCCTGGGCATCGGGTTGGCTGCCATGGATTTTGCCTCCAACTACGCCAAAGAGCGCATTCAGTTCGGTGTGCCCATTGCTAAGCACCAAGCGATTCAGTGGATGATCGCCGACAATTACACCAGGCTGGAAGCGGCGCGGCTTTTGCTCCTTCGAGCGGCTTATCTGAAGGAAAACAAGCGGCCCTATACCAAAGAAGCGTCCATGGGAAAGCTCTACGCCACAGAAGCGGCCAACAAGGCCTGCTATGACGCCGTTCAGATTCTGGGCGGATACGGTTACACTCAGGACTTTCCCCTGGAACGCTATTATCGGGATGTTCGAGTGACGACCATCTACGAAGGGACCAGCGAGATTCAGCGCCTGATTATCGCTCGGGAACTTCTCAAATAA
- a CDS encoding 3-hydroxybutyryl-CoA dehydrogenase — protein sequence MEVKTFGVVGAGQMGNGIAQVAAMSGLAVIMNDIQEEFVQKGLNTIKKNLARSVEKGKLSQEEMDAVLGRIRTSVDPKDMAVADFVVEAATENEQIKFKIFQDLDNICPPHAVLATNTSSIPIGRIAGKTKRPEKVIGMHFMNPVPVMKLVEIIRGIATSDETFQLTWQLSEKMGKTPALAQDYPGFIANRILMPMINEAIYCLYHGVGTREDIDTVMKLGMNHPMGPLALADLIGLDTCLAIMETLYQGFCDSKYRPCPLLRKYVEAGWLGRKTGRGFYEYS from the coding sequence ATGGAAGTGAAAACCTTTGGCGTAGTCGGCGCCGGACAGATGGGCAACGGCATTGCACAGGTGGCGGCCATGAGCGGTCTGGCCGTGATCATGAACGATATTCAGGAGGAATTCGTCCAAAAAGGTCTCAATACCATCAAGAAAAATTTGGCTCGAAGCGTGGAAAAGGGCAAGTTGAGCCAGGAAGAGATGGACGCCGTGCTGGGGCGCATTCGCACGAGCGTGGACCCCAAGGACATGGCCGTTGCCGACTTCGTGGTGGAAGCGGCGACGGAAAATGAACAGATCAAGTTCAAAATTTTTCAAGACTTGGACAATATCTGCCCACCTCATGCCGTGTTGGCCACCAATACCTCGTCCATCCCCATCGGGCGCATTGCCGGAAAAACCAAGAGGCCGGAAAAGGTTATCGGCATGCATTTCATGAATCCGGTGCCGGTCATGAAGCTTGTGGAAATCATTCGTGGCATCGCCACTTCCGATGAAACCTTCCAGCTCACCTGGCAGCTTTCGGAAAAAATGGGCAAAACCCCTGCGCTCGCCCAGGATTATCCGGGCTTCATCGCCAACCGCATTCTCATGCCCATGATCAATGAGGCCATCTACTGCCTCTACCACGGCGTGGGCACCCGTGAAGACATTGACACGGTCATGAAGTTGGGCATGAACCACCCCATGGGACCCCTGGCCTTGGCTGACCTTATTGGGTTGGATACCTGCCTGGCCATCATGGAAACCCTGTACCAAGGATTTTGCGATTCCAAGTACAGGCCGTGCCCGCTGCTGCGCAAGTACGTGGAAGCCGGCTGGCTAGGCCGCAAGACAGGTCGAGGATTTTACGAATACAGCTGA
- a CDS encoding acetyl-CoA C-acetyltransferase — protein MREAVIVSAVRTPLGSFNGSLASIGATALGAVVITEAVRRAGIAKEDVNEVIMGQVLPCGYGQNPAKQAAVKAGLPWEVECLTVNKVCGSGLKAVMLAAQAVQTGDADVVVAGGMENMSMAPYFLDKARTGYRMGHGQLKDHMIHDGLWDIVNDFHMGISNELCSERYGVSREDQDMYALESYRRALNAIAAGKFQDEIVPVPIPQRKGDPVLFSKDECPRETSYEVLSKMKPAFKEGGVTTAGNASIISDGAAAVVVMAREKAQALGCRVLATIGAQASAGIDMKYVLVAPIWAVPKCLKKEGIGLQDVDLYEINEAFSGSTVAVLRELQLDPAKVNVNGGSVSLGHPIGASGARVLVTLIHEMIKQDKKTGLASLCLGGGEAVALVVKR, from the coding sequence ATGCGGGAAGCGGTCATTGTCAGTGCGGTGAGAACACCGCTGGGAAGCTTCAACGGCTCTCTTGCCAGCATCGGCGCCACGGCACTGGGCGCCGTGGTCATTACAGAAGCCGTGCGACGCGCAGGCATTGCCAAGGAAGACGTCAACGAAGTCATCATGGGGCAAGTGCTGCCCTGCGGCTATGGACAGAACCCCGCCAAGCAGGCCGCCGTGAAGGCGGGCTTGCCGTGGGAAGTGGAATGCCTGACGGTGAACAAGGTGTGCGGCTCCGGCCTCAAAGCCGTCATGCTGGCCGCTCAGGCCGTGCAGACGGGGGATGCCGACGTGGTGGTGGCCGGCGGCATGGAGAACATGAGCATGGCTCCGTATTTTCTGGACAAGGCGCGCACGGGCTACCGCATGGGCCATGGGCAGCTTAAGGATCACATGATCCACGACGGTTTGTGGGACATCGTGAACGATTTCCACATGGGCATTTCCAATGAACTGTGCAGCGAACGCTACGGCGTGAGCCGCGAAGACCAGGACATGTACGCTCTGGAATCCTATCGGCGGGCTTTGAATGCCATCGCGGCGGGCAAATTCCAGGATGAAATTGTGCCGGTTCCTATACCGCAACGCAAAGGCGACCCGGTGCTCTTTTCTAAGGATGAATGCCCTCGTGAAACCTCCTATGAGGTGCTCTCGAAGATGAAGCCGGCCTTCAAAGAGGGTGGCGTGACCACGGCGGGCAATGCGTCGATCATTTCCGATGGAGCCGCGGCGGTGGTCGTCATGGCCAGGGAAAAGGCTCAAGCGCTGGGTTGCCGTGTTTTGGCCACCATCGGGGCTCAGGCTTCTGCCGGTATCGACATGAAATACGTTCTGGTGGCGCCCATTTGGGCGGTTCCCAAGTGCCTCAAAAAGGAAGGCATTGGCTTGCAGGACGTGGATCTGTACGAAATCAACGAAGCCTTCAGCGGATCCACCGTGGCCGTCCTGCGCGAACTGCAATTGGATCCGGCTAAGGTGAACGTGAACGGCGGAAGCGTGTCCCTGGGGCATCCCATTGGAGCCAGCGGGGCCCGAGTGTTGGTCACCTTGATTCATGAAATGATCAAACAGGACAAGAAAACAGGCCTGGCTTCTTTGTGCCTAGGCGGCGGTGAAGCGGTGGCGCTTGTGGTCAAGCGATAG
- a CDS encoding DUF167 domain-containing protein → MTVRVQPNARRTELAGVQQGALKIKVCAPPLEGAANRECVRFLADLAGTSKSRVRVLQGNKSRNKVILIRGTTAERLMAVFQTLGFGEGRHSPTSNGS, encoded by the coding sequence GTGACCGTACGTGTACAGCCCAACGCACGCCGAACCGAACTGGCGGGCGTTCAGCAGGGGGCGCTCAAAATCAAAGTCTGCGCGCCGCCTTTGGAAGGGGCGGCCAACAGGGAATGTGTCCGGTTTCTGGCGGATCTCGCGGGAACGTCCAAGAGCCGTGTCCGAGTGCTCCAAGGGAACAAAAGCCGAAACAAGGTGATTTTGATTCGAGGAACCACGGCCGAGCGTCTCATGGCGGTGTTTCAAACGCTCGGTTTTGGCGAAGGGCGGCATTCGCCAACATCCAACGGAAGCTGA
- a CDS encoding rhomboid family intramembrane serine protease, whose amino-acid sequence MIPLRDVNPSRRFPAVTYGIIGLCVLAFFYELALGPGLRIWIYRYGIVPIRYTHLEVASRFSTLEQAIPFVTTMFLHGGWMHLIGNMWVLHIFGDNVESALGRGRYLLFYLLCGLIASLMHIVTNPSSRIPTIGASGAIAGVMGAYFLLYPRARVLTLVPIFFYFSIVEMPAYVFLGLWFVMQFFSGTFALMGGGAQVGGVAWWAHIGGFVAGMVLVKVFRERR is encoded by the coding sequence ATGATTCCTTTGCGTGATGTCAATCCTTCCAGGCGCTTTCCGGCGGTGACCTACGGCATCATCGGCCTCTGCGTTTTGGCATTCTTTTACGAACTGGCCCTGGGACCCGGCCTGCGCATTTGGATTTACCGGTACGGCATTGTGCCCATTCGCTACACGCATTTGGAAGTGGCCTCGCGCTTCAGCACCCTTGAGCAGGCGATTCCTTTTGTGACGACCATGTTTTTGCATGGCGGCTGGATGCACCTCATTGGCAACATGTGGGTGCTGCACATCTTTGGAGATAACGTGGAAAGCGCTCTAGGGCGAGGTCGCTATCTTCTTTTCTATCTTCTGTGCGGTTTGATCGCGTCCCTGATGCACATTGTGACGAACCCTTCATCGCGCATTCCCACCATCGGGGCCAGTGGCGCCATCGCCGGAGTGATGGGCGCCTATTTTCTGTTGTATCCTCGAGCGAGAGTCCTCACACTGGTGCCCATCTTCTTTTACTTTTCCATAGTTGAAATGCCAGCCTATGTGTTTTTGGGCCTGTGGTTTGTGATGCAGTTTTTTAGCGGCACCTTTGCACTCATGGGCGGCGGAGCCCAGGTGGGGGGAGTGGCCTGGTGGGCGCACATCGGTGGGTTTGTCGCCGGCATGGTGCTTGTGAAAGTCTTTCGAGAACGCCGATGA
- a CDS encoding hydantoinase/oxoprolinase family protein produces MIIGLDVGGTHTDVVLLGEHGIECQAKVPTTHDNLLDCVWKGLEAVTLGVAPHEVERIVLSTTLTTNAIAEEKLPPVGMIVTSGPGLDPESFRTNDHYYVVSGSIDHRGREIQPIEPMEIEAIGSRLRKEGVRHVGVVGKFSIRNPKHETQIQQLLGDHFDYVVLGHRMSGSLNFPRRIATAYLNAAVYSIHKKFFDAVRRSLKKNGLPIPIHILKADGGTMSFDASLDLPGQTILSGPAASVMGSLPYSSEHLDTLVLDIGGTTTDMAVIVGTVPLLAAQGAKVGRFRTLIRALRTSSLALGGDSAVRVKNGRLQLGPDREGPAMAFGGPTPTPTDAIIALGGNLNGNRSAAERGMLQVAEALGVPMQEAAQQVFDMACRGILQAAEEMVQAINAKPVYTVHELLEGYQVRPKEILVLGGPAPYFAKRLEEISPYTVRVVPQWDVANAVGAALARTTCELTLFVDTERGIATAPEEAFHQPVKRDFTMGKAVSLALELLTEKAVREGATRSDLETEVLEKLQFNMVRGFYTAGKYYRVKVQVKPGLIGHYRCIVDRIQHSDATAPSCTV; encoded by the coding sequence ATGATCATAGGGCTGGATGTGGGCGGCACACACACCGACGTGGTCTTGTTGGGCGAACATGGCATCGAATGTCAGGCCAAGGTTCCCACAACCCATGACAACCTGCTTGATTGTGTTTGGAAGGGTTTGGAAGCGGTCACTTTAGGGGTGGCACCTCATGAAGTGGAACGCATCGTCTTGAGCACCACGCTCACCACCAACGCCATCGCTGAGGAAAAGCTCCCACCGGTCGGCATGATCGTGACCAGCGGGCCGGGCCTGGACCCCGAATCCTTTCGCACCAACGACCATTATTACGTGGTCTCGGGCTCCATCGATCATCGAGGCCGCGAAATTCAGCCCATTGAACCCATGGAGATCGAAGCTATCGGGTCGCGGCTGCGCAAGGAAGGCGTGCGCCACGTGGGTGTGGTGGGCAAGTTTTCCATCCGCAATCCCAAGCATGAAACCCAGATTCAGCAACTCCTGGGGGATCACTTTGACTATGTCGTTCTGGGGCATCGCATGTCAGGAAGCCTGAATTTTCCTCGCCGTATCGCCACGGCCTACCTCAACGCCGCAGTCTATTCCATTCACAAGAAATTTTTTGACGCCGTGCGCCGGTCTTTGAAGAAAAATGGCCTGCCCATTCCCATTCACATTCTGAAGGCGGACGGCGGCACCATGAGCTTTGACGCCTCCTTGGACCTTCCGGGGCAAACCATTTTGTCGGGTCCGGCCGCCAGTGTCATGGGTTCCTTGCCCTACTCGTCGGAACATCTGGACACGCTTGTTTTGGACATCGGAGGCACGACCACGGACATGGCCGTCATAGTGGGCACGGTGCCTCTCTTGGCCGCCCAGGGTGCGAAAGTGGGTCGTTTTCGTACCCTCATTCGCGCCTTGAGAACCAGCTCCCTCGCTCTGGGAGGAGACAGTGCGGTGCGAGTCAAGAACGGTCGGCTGCAGTTGGGACCGGACCGAGAAGGTCCGGCCATGGCCTTTGGTGGGCCCACACCCACGCCCACGGATGCCATCATTGCTCTGGGGGGAAATCTCAACGGAAACCGAAGCGCCGCCGAACGCGGTATGCTTCAGGTCGCGGAGGCTCTGGGGGTGCCCATGCAGGAGGCCGCGCAGCAGGTGTTTGACATGGCATGCCGAGGCATCCTGCAGGCTGCCGAAGAGATGGTGCAGGCCATCAATGCCAAACCCGTCTATACCGTTCACGAACTTCTAGAAGGCTATCAGGTGAGGCCAAAAGAAATCCTCGTGCTGGGAGGCCCGGCCCCCTATTTCGCCAAAAGGTTAGAAGAAATATCGCCCTACACCGTGCGCGTCGTGCCGCAGTGGGACGTGGCCAATGCCGTGGGAGCGGCTCTGGCCCGCACCACCTGCGAACTCACCCTGTTTGTGGACACGGAGCGAGGCATCGCCACGGCGCCCGAAGAAGCCTTTCATCAGCCGGTCAAACGCGATTTCACCATGGGCAAGGCCGTCTCCCTGGCCTTGGAACTGCTGACGGAAAAGGCCGTTCGCGAGGGCGCCACCCGCTCCGATTTGGAAACGGAAGTCTTGGAGAAACTGCAATTCAACATGGTTCGAGGCTTCTACACCGCGGGCAAATATTACCGGGTGAAGGTTCAGGTCAAGCCGGGCCTCATTGGCCATTACCGATGCATTGTCGACAGGATTCAACACAGCGACGCCACCGCACCCAGCTGCACCGTCTAG
- a CDS encoding histone deacetylase family protein codes for MLRAAHKTGLVIFPAFDWAISPTHPEREERLLYTQDQIFEEGLLDIQGIVEFKPTLAALEDVQRVHFCVPDERSVLTESHLISAGGAMTIAKAVMEHQIDRGFALVRPPGHHAMRVVHGARGFCNINIEAIMIEHLRAVYGVDRIAIVDTDCHHGDGTQDIYWHDPDTLFISIHQDGRTLYPGSGFHHELGGPTAMGTTINVPLPPRTSEEGFLRAMEKIVLPILEAFQPELIVNSAGQDNHYTDPITNMNFSAHGYATLTSMLRPHIAVLEGGYSIEGALPYVNVGIILAMAGLDYSKVKEPDYDPQRIRQPEETNAYIDRMAEELLGYWRRCPEFIAKNRATKEFAQRERTIYYDTDNILENQKERLRVCPVCSGVLSIDSLTDRGYHIYAVHIPRKACSDCVSLGYEWFDAVNGRSYDGVYLQDRTTNRYVMQKA; via the coding sequence ATGCTCCGTGCCGCCCACAAAACCGGTCTGGTGATTTTTCCCGCCTTTGACTGGGCCATCAGCCCCACGCACCCGGAACGGGAAGAAAGGCTCTTGTATACGCAGGATCAGATCTTTGAGGAAGGTCTGTTGGATATTCAGGGCATTGTGGAATTCAAGCCCACTTTGGCCGCCCTCGAAGATGTGCAGCGCGTGCATTTTTGTGTACCCGACGAGCGCAGTGTGCTGACCGAAAGCCATCTCATCAGCGCCGGCGGCGCCATGACCATCGCCAAGGCGGTCATGGAACACCAAATCGACCGAGGCTTTGCCCTGGTGCGACCTCCAGGGCACCACGCCATGCGGGTCGTGCATGGCGCCCGCGGCTTTTGCAACATCAACATTGAAGCCATCATGATCGAGCACCTGAGGGCCGTCTACGGCGTGGACCGCATTGCTATCGTGGACACCGACTGCCATCACGGAGACGGCACACAGGACATTTACTGGCATGACCCGGACACGCTGTTTATTTCCATTCATCAGGATGGCCGCACGCTTTATCCTGGATCGGGCTTTCATCACGAATTGGGAGGGCCCACGGCCATGGGAACGACCATTAACGTCCCTCTGCCACCCAGGACGTCCGAAGAAGGATTCCTGCGGGCCATGGAAAAGATCGTTCTGCCCATTCTGGAAGCATTTCAGCCGGAACTCATCGTCAATTCCGCAGGGCAAGACAACCACTACACCGACCCCATCACCAACATGAACTTTTCCGCCCACGGCTACGCCACTTTGACCAGTATGCTGCGCCCTCACATTGCCGTGCTGGAAGGAGGATACTCTATCGAAGGGGCCCTGCCCTACGTCAACGTGGGCATCATTTTGGCCATGGCCGGATTGGATTATAGCAAGGTCAAGGAACCGGATTACGATCCGCAGCGCATTCGACAGCCGGAAGAAACCAACGCCTACATCGACCGCATGGCCGAAGAACTTTTGGGCTATTGGCGCCGATGTCCGGAATTCATTGCCAAGAACCGCGCGACTAAAGAATTCGCGCAAAGAGAGCGCACGATCTACTATGATACGGACAACATCCTGGAAAATCAAAAAGAACGCCTGCGCGTGTGCCCCGTGTGCAGCGGCGTTCTTTCCATCGACTCGTTGACCGACCGTGGTTACCACATCTATGCCGTGCACATTCCTAGAAAGGCGTGCTCGGACTGTGTCTCGCTGGGCTATGAATGGTTTGACGCGGTGAACGGACGGTCTTACGATGGCGTTTATCTGCAGGATCGAACCACTAACCGGTACGTGATGCAAAAGGCGTAG
- the rlmN gene encoding 23S rRNA (adenine(2503)-C(2))-methyltransferase RlmN — protein sequence MREDRVLIKDFPLKALEAWVAGLGERPFRARQIFRHLYVRLIRSWDECSDLPKAFRTQLEYGTILNALELVGTEDALDGTRKFAFRLHDGHLIESVLIPDPPRLTACLSSQVGCALGCRFCLTGTMGFVRHLRTAEIVDQLIQMQHAVGPKPRITNIVFMGMGEPLANEEAVRRALTILLAPEGLGFSHRRVTVSTVGLVPPMKRLGRESPVNLAVSLHAADDETRNRLMPINRTYPLAALMEACRAYPMPSRKRITFEYILLKGVNDRPEDARHLVKLLSHVRCKVNLIPFNPHPSLPFERPSEETVAAFQDILQQAHFTATIRQSRGADIRAACGQLAARMVN from the coding sequence ATGCGTGAGGATCGTGTCTTGATCAAGGACTTTCCCCTGAAGGCGCTGGAAGCCTGGGTCGCCGGCCTTGGGGAACGTCCATTTCGAGCCCGCCAGATCTTTCGTCACCTTTATGTCCGCCTGATTCGTTCCTGGGATGAATGTTCTGATCTGCCCAAAGCCTTTCGCACCCAACTAGAATACGGCACCATTTTGAATGCACTGGAACTGGTGGGAACCGAAGACGCTCTCGATGGAACCCGCAAGTTTGCCTTTCGCCTTCATGACGGGCATCTCATCGAGAGTGTGCTCATCCCCGATCCTCCGCGGCTCACTGCATGCCTATCTAGCCAAGTGGGCTGCGCGCTGGGGTGTCGCTTTTGCCTCACCGGTACCATGGGCTTTGTGCGCCATTTGCGAACGGCGGAAATCGTCGACCAATTGATCCAGATGCAGCACGCGGTGGGGCCGAAGCCGCGCATCACCAATATTGTGTTCATGGGCATGGGAGAACCTTTGGCCAATGAAGAAGCCGTGAGAAGAGCCCTCACCATTCTTCTGGCTCCCGAAGGGCTTGGGTTTTCCCACAGGCGTGTCACGGTGTCCACAGTGGGACTTGTACCCCCCATGAAACGCCTGGGACGGGAAAGCCCGGTGAACTTAGCGGTAAGCCTTCATGCGGCCGACGACGAGACACGAAACCGCCTCATGCCCATCAATCGCACCTACCCTCTCGCAGCCCTCATGGAGGCATGCCGAGCGTATCCCATGCCGTCCCGAAAGCGGATCACCTTTGAGTACATTCTGCTCAAAGGGGTCAACGATCGCCCGGAAGACGCTCGGCACCTGGTTAAGCTTCTTTCTCACGTGCGCTGCAAGGTGAACCTCATTCCCTTCAATCCCCATCCCTCTTTGCCCTTTGAACGGCCTTCCGAAGAGACCGTGGCCGCTTTTCAAGACATTTTACAGCAGGCCCATTTCACCGCCACTATTCGCCAAAGTCGCGGCGCGGATATTCGAGCCGCTTGTGGACAGCTGGCCGCTCGAATGGTAAATTAG
- the hisI gene encoding phosphoribosyl-AMP cyclohydrolase: MTLTEKPDFAKGNGLIPVIVQDVTSRRVLMLAYMNETAWTRTVETGLAHYWSRSRNALWLKGETSGHVQKVHAMYVDCDADTLLIVVEQSGAACHEGYASCFFRRFENGAFQVAEERVFDPKEVYKA, encoded by the coding sequence GTGACGTTGACAGAAAAGCCTGATTTCGCTAAAGGAAACGGACTGATTCCCGTGATTGTTCAAGACGTGACCAGCCGCCGCGTCCTCATGCTGGCTTACATGAACGAAACAGCCTGGACCAGAACTGTGGAAACCGGGCTGGCACACTATTGGAGCCGATCGAGAAACGCGTTGTGGCTCAAGGGAGAGACGTCGGGCCATGTGCAGAAGGTTCATGCAATGTATGTGGATTGCGACGCGGACACCCTGCTGATCGTGGTGGAACAGAGCGGCGCCGCTTGTCATGAAGGTTACGCCTCATGCTTTTTCCGCCGCTTTGAAAACGGTGCCTTTCAGGTAGCCGAAGAACGCGTTTTTGATCCCAAGGAGGTTTACAAGGCGTGA
- the hisG gene encoding ATP phosphoribosyltransferase encodes MRQLILGIPKGSLQEATIELFRKSGWKISLTNRNYFPEINDPEIQCSICRAQEMSRYVENGTFDAGLTGKDWILENDSDVHVVADLIYSKVSQRPARWVLAVPYDSPVQDVGDLEGKKIATELVNFTRRYFAEAGVRVDVEFSWGATEAKVIAGLCDAIVEVTETGATMRANGLRIVKELMLTNTQLIANKTAWNDPWKREKIEQISLLLQAALRAEDLVGLKMNVPKEKLNDVIEILPSLTSPTTAHLYQSDWLSVEVVVSKHTVRELVPQLLKRGAVGIIEYSLNKVI; translated from the coding sequence GTGAGACAGCTCATTCTCGGTATTCCCAAAGGGAGTCTGCAAGAGGCGACCATCGAACTGTTTCGAAAGTCCGGCTGGAAAATTTCGCTCACCAATCGCAATTATTTTCCGGAAATCAACGACCCGGAAATCCAATGTAGCATCTGTCGGGCTCAGGAAATGAGCCGCTACGTAGAAAACGGCACCTTTGACGCGGGCCTGACCGGCAAGGACTGGATTTTGGAAAATGATTCCGATGTCCATGTGGTGGCCGACCTGATCTATTCTAAAGTGAGTCAGCGTCCGGCACGATGGGTGCTCGCCGTCCCCTATGATTCACCCGTCCAAGACGTGGGGGATTTGGAAGGAAAGAAAATCGCTACGGAACTCGTCAATTTCACGCGACGGTATTTTGCCGAGGCTGGTGTGCGCGTGGATGTTGAATTTTCTTGGGGTGCCACGGAAGCCAAGGTCATTGCCGGGTTGTGTGACGCCATCGTGGAGGTGACGGAAACCGGCGCCACCATGCGCGCCAACGGGTTGCGCATCGTCAAAGAACTGATGCTCACCAACACACAGCTTATCGCCAACAAGACCGCCTGGAACGACCCCTGGAAACGCGAAAAAATCGAGCAGATTAGCCTCTTGCTCCAGGCAGCACTCCGTGCCGAAGACCTGGTGGGCCTCAAGATGAATGTCCCCAAGGAGAAGCTCAACGACGTCATCGAAATCCTTCCCAGCCTCACATCACCCACTACGGCCCATTTGTATCAGTCCGACTGGCTGAGCGTGGAGGTGGTCGTGTCTAAGCACACGGTGCGGGAACTCGTCCCGCAACTGCTGAAACGTGGGGCGGTAGGTATCATTGAATACAGCCTGAACAAGGTGATTTGA